TACTCCAGCCACCATAGTTATTAACCAAGTAGATTGGCATTTCGTAATGAGAAAGCGTCACGAGCGGCTCTATCCCATTCTTATGCATTTCATCGAACAACTCATCGTAAAAACGCAGACCAGCTTCATTGGGTTGTTCTTCAATACCATTTGGGTAAATTCGGGTCCAAGCAATAGATACGCGCAATACTTTGAAGTTCATCTCGGCGAATAAAGCCATATCTTGTTTAAAACGATGATAAAAATCGATGCCTCGACGCTTTGGATATTGACTCGCATCTTGGGTGGCAATCGCTTCTTCTATTTGCTGATTAGTAATTTTATAATGTTTTTCGTATTCTTCACGTTTGAGATCTTTTTTATGAATCGCCATATCAGCTGTCGATAAACCTTTGCCACCGACATTCCAGCCGCCTTCAACCTGATTAGCTGCGACTGCTCCTCCCCATAAAAAACCTTTAGGGAAACCATTAATTACTGAATTTGTCATTTTAACTCTCCAACGTGTATTTAAATTGAGGCGGGAAGGACCGTTATTAATATATTGCCACGATCAACGCTATCTTTTTCCGTCGCCAAGATATTGCTATAATTTTCAGTATTGGCGATGACTATCGGGGTTGTCATATCAAAACCTCTGGCAACCAACTCATCAAGATCGAAGGTCAAGAGTAGTTGCCCTTGAGACACAATATCGCCCTCATTAATATGACTCGTAAATAACTCACCATTTAATTTAACTGTATCAATGCCAACATGAATTAATATCTCCATTCCATTATCTGAAACGACACCTAAGGCATGGCGAGTATGGAATAATTTTGATACGACGCCATCTACGGGGGAATACACCGCACCTTCCGTAGGATAAATTGCAATACCCTTACCCATTATTTCACTGGCGAACACACCATCTTTTACTTCTGTCAGCGGGATGACTTTGCCATTAAGTGGCGCTGATAATAAAAGTTCGCTTACCCCTTGCGCTGATTTATCTCGCATAACCGGGTTATTATTAAGTGGCGTAATTGAAACGTCCGAAACCTTATTTTCATCTTTTTGCTCATCGAATCCGAGGATATACGTCAATATCGTAGACAACGCGAATGACATCGATATTCCAATCACATAATAAGCAAACGTATTTGTCATAAAAGCAGGTAGCGTGGTCAATGCTGGGAAAACATAAGCCATCACGGTGGTACCCATCGCACCAACAAATCCTCCTGCAATGGTGCCGGCAATAAGAGATGCGATCAGCGGGCGTTTATATTTTATAGAAATACCGTAAACAATCGGTTCGGTCACGCCAGCAAAAAGGGCTGGAACCATGGTAGATAGTGCAAAGGATTTTAATTTCTTATCCTTGGTTTTCAGGAAGACACCAAATGCAGCACCAGCTGAAGCAAATGTGGCGGTGGCAGCAGCAGGCTTAATGGTATCGAAACCATGTAATGCCAGATTATTGAGCATCACTGGGACTAAACCCCAATGCAAGCCGAACATGACTAACAATGTCCAACCGCCTCCTATGATCGCTCCAGTCAACATACCGCTCACACTGTTCAGATAAGCGATACCTGCCCCAATACCATCGCCTAAATACACGCCAATTGGCCCAACGGCGATAACAATAACCGGTACCATGATGAGCAAGCCCAACATAGGGACTGCAATCATTTCAATACTTTGATGGATAAATCGTTTCAAAAATCGTTCGAGATAGGAATAAGCCCAAACAGCAAGTATCGCGGGAATGAGCGTGGATGAGTATTTCATCAGCACGACGGGAATACCCATAAACTCCACAATATCGCCTTGATTCTGCATCAATCCAGTAAACGTGGGTTCGAGTAAGGCCCCCACAATGGCGACTGAGACAAAGGGGTGTGCATTAAAAGATTTAGCACATGAAAATGCCAGTAAGAGCGGTAAAAAATAGAAAACACTGTTACTGGCTGCAGCAAGAATTTTATACGTGCTGCCGGTAGGATCGACAAATTGATAAGTGGTTAGGATAACCAGCAAGGCTTTTAAC
The window above is part of the Yersinia massiliensis genome. Proteins encoded here:
- a CDS encoding beta-glucoside-specific PTS transporter subunit IIABC; this encodes MNAYHMLAGEIIKHVGGKENVISLTHCITRLRFSLRDSKKFNKTILDKLDGVILAVESNGQYQVVVGNDVAKIYNVMIDDFGIKGDSSSADTHQSTEKKGNIVGRIFNKMSSILVPIVPALAGAGMLKALLVILTTYQFVDPTGSTYKILAAASNSVFYFLPLLLAFSCAKSFNAHPFVSVAIVGALLEPTFTGLMQNQGDIVEFMGIPVVLMKYSSTLIPAILAVWAYSYLERFLKRFIHQSIEMIAVPMLGLLIMVPVIVIAVGPIGVYLGDGIGAGIAYLNSVSGMLTGAIIGGGWTLLVMFGLHWGLVPVMLNNLALHGFDTIKPAAATATFASAGAAFGVFLKTKDKKLKSFALSTMVPALFAGVTEPIVYGISIKYKRPLIASLIAGTIAGGFVGAMGTTVMAYVFPALTTLPAFMTNTFAYYVIGISMSFALSTILTYILGFDEQKDENKVSDVSITPLNNNPVMRDKSAQGVSELLLSAPLNGKVIPLTEVKDGVFASEIMGKGIAIYPTEGAVYSPVDGVVSKLFHTRHALGVVSDNGMEILIHVGIDTVKLNGELFTSHINEGDIVSQGQLLLTFDLDELVARGFDMTTPIVIANTENYSNILATEKDSVDRGNILITVLPASI